The sequence below is a genomic window from Salinispira pacifica.
CTGCATCAGTTGCTGCATCAGCTGCAGCAACGGGGAGATATACATGCGATTTTTAATAGTTGAAGATGATTTCGGCAGCAGGCGCCTTCTACAGGCGATCCTGAAAGAGTTTGGTGAAATTGAAACAGTTGTGGACGGAGAAGAAGCCATAGATGCGTTTAAACTGGCGTGGAGTGAAGAACGTCCCTACGATCTCATTCTCCTGGATATTATGATGCCCAAGCTTGACGGTCAGCAGGCCCTCCAGCTGATCAGAAGTACGGAAAAAGAGATGGGTGTAAGCGCGAAAAATGAAGTCAAGGTAATCATGACCACAGCCCTGGAAGATCCGGCCAACGTGATCCGGGCATTCAACCGGGGAGGAGCTACCGGATACATTGTAAAACCTATTCAGAAAGAAGTGCTGCTGGATGAAATTCGCAAGGCCGGCATTGAATTGCCCGGCTGACATTTGATATAGTGCCATTCTAATGAGCAAACATGACCTCTCACGCATCCGCAATTTTTGTATAATTGCGCATATCGACCACGGTAAGTCCACTCTGGCTGACCGTTTTATTGAATTATCCAAAATTATCTCAGAGCGGGACTACAAGGATCAAATCCTTGACTCCATGGATATCGAACGGGAACGGGGTATTACCATTAAAAGCCAGGCGGTGACCATTCCCTATGTTTCGGGGGAAGGCGTTGAATATCAGCTGAACTTCGTAGACACACCGGGGCACGTGGACTTCAGTTACGAAGTCTCCAGAGCGATATCTTCCTGTGAAGGAGCTCTGCTTCTGGTGGATGCCACCCAGGGCGTTGAAGCTCAGACCCTGTCCAATCTTTATCTTGCCCTGGAACATGACCTGGAAATTATACCGGTGATCAACAAGATCGACATGCCTGCTGCGGATATTGAAGGGGTGAAGCATCAGATTGAGCATGACCTGGGACTTCCCGCCGACGAAGCAGCGCTGATCTCCGCCAAGATGGGTACCGGCATTATGGAACTCTTTGAAAAGCTGGTGAAAGAGATACCGTCGCCTTCAGCACAAGAAGACGCCCCGGCCAAAGCGCTGGTATTTGACTCCCACTATGATCCCTACCGGGGGGTTGTGGTGCATTTCCGGATATTTGAAGGAAGTTTTCGGGAGGGACAGGAGATTTTCTTTATGGGCAGCGAATCCCGCTACACAATCGATGAGCTGGGACGCTTCCGTATCGGTCTGGAGCGCACCGGCAAACTTCATGCCGGAGAGGTGGGATATTTCCTGGCGGGGATCAAAACCATTTCCGACATCCGGGTGGGAGATACGGTTACCGATTACAAACATCCCTGCAAAGAGGCTCTTCCCGGTTTCATGGATGTGAAACCCATGGTGTACTCGTCGATATATCCGGTGGACAGTAACGATTATCAGGAACTTGCCGCCGCCATGGAGAAACTGAAACTCAACGATGCCTCCCTGGTGTATGAGAAGGACAGTTCACTGGCCCTGGGCTTCGGATACAAATGCGGATTTCTCGGTCTTCTTCACCTTGAAGTGGTTCAGGAACGTTTGGAACGGGAGTTCGGGCTCTCCATAGTTTTTACCGCTCCGTCGGTAATGTATGAAGTCTATCTGCTGAACGGTGAAATGATTCAGGTGGAAACTCCTGCGGACATGCCCGAGTCCTCCAAAATCGATTACTCCATGGAACCGTATATCAAAGCCAGCATTATCACACCCACAGAATACATCGGGAATCTCATAAGTCTCTGTGAAGAGAAACGGGGCATCCAGAAAGATATGATTTATCTGGATGAAAAACGGGTGGAGATCATCTACGAGATGCCTCTGGCCGAGGTTTTATTCGAATTTTACGACCGGCTGAAAAGCGTCAGCAGGGGCTATGCCAGTTTCGACTACGATCTGATCGACTACCGCCGCACCGACCTTGCCAAGCTGGATATTCTGATAAACGGAAATGCCGTGGACACCCTCAGTCAGCTGGTGTTCAGGGAAAATGCCGCATACCGGGCCCGGAAGGTGTGTAAAAAACTCACCAAGGAAATTGCACGCCACCAGTTCCAGATCCCCATTCAGGGCGCAATCGGAAACCACATTATCGCCAGAGAGAATATCCGGGCGCTGAGAAAAGATGTAACCGCC
It includes:
- a CDS encoding response regulator, yielding MRFLIVEDDFGSRRLLQAILKEFGEIETVVDGEEAIDAFKLAWSEERPYDLILLDIMMPKLDGQQALQLIRSTEKEMGVSAKNEVKVIMTTALEDPANVIRAFNRGGATGYIVKPIQKEVLLDEIRKAGIELPG
- the lepA gene encoding translation elongation factor 4, producing the protein MSKHDLSRIRNFCIIAHIDHGKSTLADRFIELSKIISERDYKDQILDSMDIERERGITIKSQAVTIPYVSGEGVEYQLNFVDTPGHVDFSYEVSRAISSCEGALLLVDATQGVEAQTLSNLYLALEHDLEIIPVINKIDMPAADIEGVKHQIEHDLGLPADEAALISAKMGTGIMELFEKLVKEIPSPSAQEDAPAKALVFDSHYDPYRGVVVHFRIFEGSFREGQEIFFMGSESRYTIDELGRFRIGLERTGKLHAGEVGYFLAGIKTISDIRVGDTVTDYKHPCKEALPGFMDVKPMVYSSIYPVDSNDYQELAAAMEKLKLNDASLVYEKDSSLALGFGYKCGFLGLLHLEVVQERLEREFGLSIVFTAPSVMYEVYLLNGEMIQVETPADMPESSKIDYSMEPYIKASIITPTEYIGNLISLCEEKRGIQKDMIYLDEKRVEIIYEMPLAEVLFEFYDRLKSVSRGYASFDYDLIDYRRTDLAKLDILINGNAVDTLSQLVFRENAAYRARKVCKKLTKEIARHQFQIPIQGAIGNHIIARENIRALRKDVTAKCYGGDISRKRKLLEKQKEGKKRMKMVGNVELPQSAFLSVLKTDDDD